The DNA window CGCAGCTCAACCTCGAGAATGGAATTCTCCGCGGAACGGCGCTGGCCGTCGCGTACGCCGAGAACGCCGACTCGTTCTTGGTCGAAGCAGTCGAGGGCTCGGAGACGGTCGTGGCGATCGTCGACGCAGGATCGGGCTCAACGGTAGCGGCGATGCCCAACATCGGGCGATATCCGCTCTTCGCGGTGACCTTCGAAGATGCCCCGGTGACAGCGGATTCGATTCTGGCGCGAGGCGCGTCGGCCGATGCGGCACTCGAGGTCGCCACGCAACGTGCTGCGGTGCTCAGGGCGGCGCAGGTCCACGGGGCAGGTAAGCGGCTGCTCGACATCACGGTTCGGTATGCGCAGGAGCGCAATCAGTTCGGTGGACCGATCGGGCGATTCCAAGCCGTGCAGTATCTGTGCACTGACATGACGATCAACGTACATCTGACCTCGGCCTACGTGCGAGCAGCCGCAAACGCCATCGACAACAGGGCTCCGTCACAACCCCACCTGGCCCTGATGTGCAAGCAGGCAGCCGAGACGGCACGGGAGATGGTCCACTCGGCCCACGAGGTGCATGCAGGCATGGGATACATGGTCGAATCCAACGTTCACCTGTTCACCAATGCGGCCAAACGCTGGCAGTACGACTTCGGAACGGACGCTACCAACGACGCGCTGGTCACGTCCGCAGTCGAGCACATCTACGCGGGGGCCGGATTGTGAGCACAGTCGACTACACGGTCAACGATGCAGTGGCGATCATCAGCCTGAATCGACCGGAAAAGCACAATGCCCAGGACGAGTCGATGTTGCAGGACTTGGACGCTCGATGGCGGGAGGCAGCAGCCGACGATGCGGTCAAAGTGATCGTCTTGCGCGCAAACGGCGACAACTTCTCGGCCGGCCATGATCTGAAGTCCGAGGCCTCGGGCTATCGCAGGCCCGGCAAAAGCATTCTGGAAAGTGCGTACGCCTGGGAGGCCGAGCACTACCTCGGATACTCCAGGAGGTGGCGCGATATCCCCAAACCCTCCATTGCTGCCGTCAAAGGTGCATGCATCGCTGGGGCACTCAACGTGATCTGGCCGTGCGATCTGATCGTGGCAGCCGACAACACATACTTCAGTGATCCGGTGGCCCAATTCGGCATCAGTGGCGTCGAATATCACGCGCACACATGGGAACTCGGCCATCGTCGGGCGAAGGAGATGCTCTTCACCGGCCGCAGCTTCTCGGCGGACGAGGCCCTGCAGGCCGGGATGGTCAACCGGGTGGTGCCGCTGAGCGAACTCGATTCACAGGCAATGGACTTGGCGCGGGAGATCTCGGCGATGGACTCCTGGGCGTTGGCCCAGTCCAAGCGCGCGGTCAATCAGGCTCTCGACATCATGGGCCAACAGACGGCGCTGCAGTCGGCTTTCGACATGCACTGGTTGGGGCACGCCAACGCGTTGCTCACCACCGGGTATCCGCTCCTGACGGCGCAACCGCTGAAGTCGTCGAACGGCACGAAGGGCGACCATGACAATTGATTCGGCCGTAGGCACAGGGACCGTAACCACAGGAACACTGTGGGATCTTCTGAGCGACCGTGCCCGAACCTCGCGCGAGCGTACGATGCTCATCGACGAGCACGGTCGGCGTGAGACGTTTGGTTCCGTTGTCGACGCCGTCGAACGAGTTGCTGCTGGGCTACTGGCGCAGGGAATCTCGGCGGGGTCGACAGTGAGCTGGCAACTTCCGACGCGGATCGACACGGTCGTTCTCAGCATGGCACTCGCACGATTGGGTGCCGTACAGAACCCCATCATCCCGATCTACCGCGGCCGCGAGGTCGGGGCCATGGTCGATCAGTGCGCGTCGGAGTGGTTGATCACGCTCGAGCGCTTTCGGGGATTCGACCACCGCGCGATGGCGGAGGAGGTTCGCGAGAATGCTCGGGGTCCGCTCGAGCTCATGGTCATCACCGATGGTCTGCCCGACGGCGACCCCGCGACCTTGCCCGCGCCGCCGACGGACGGGGATGCCGCGCGCTGGATCTACACGACCTCGGGCACCACATCCGCTCCGAAAGGTGTGTGTCACAGCGATGGCACGCTGATGGCAGGTGGTCTGGGATTGGCGGATGCACTCGGTGCTACAGCCGAGGACGTCTCGACGATTCTGTTTCCCTATGCCCATATCGGCGGCCCCGACATGATGGTCGCGGGTCTGGTGACCGGGATGGCGCTGGTGATCATGGAGGTCTTTGAACCGGTTGCTGCGGTGGAACTGATGCGCGGCAACAGCGTCACCGTGACCGGTGGGTCGACTCCTCACTACTCACTCCTGCTGGCCGAGCAGCGAAAGCAGCCCGGTACGGCTCTGATCCCGACACTGCGTGCGCTGGCCGGGGGCGGAGCGCCGATGCCCGAGTCACTGTTCCGAGACGTGCTGCACGAGATGGGAATTCCGGTTCTGCACGCGTACGGAATGACGGAGTGCCCGATGATCACTGCGGCCAGACCGGCCGACGCCACCGAGCTACTGGCGACGACATCAGGGCGTCCGGTGCTCGGTTGCGAGGTGCAGATACGGTCCGAGGACGACGAGGTGTTACCCGTCGGAGTCGCAGGACGGGTGTGGCTGCGCGGATCGATGCTGTTCAAGCACTATTTGGACGACGGTGACATCGTCAGACCCTTCGACGAGGACGGCTGGTTGTTCACCGGTGACCTCGGTCGGTTGCAAGTGGATGGGCACCTCGTTCTCGTCGGTCGCGAAAAAGACCTCATCATCCGCAAGGGCGAGTCGATCAGTCCGATCGAGATAGAGGTGGTCTTGTCGCAACACCCCGCTATCGCCGACGTCGCGGTGATCGGATTGGCCGATGATGTTCGCGGAGAACGGATCTGCGCCGTCGTTCAACTACACCCTGATGCGTTGCCACTCGAACTCTCCGACCTTCGTGAGCATTGCCACGAGTCCGGAATCTCGCCCGCCAAATACCCCGAGCAGATCGAGTTCGTATCCGAGATGCCCAGAACGCCGACGATGAAGATACGGAAGCAGAATCTACGCGCGTCGTTGGCCGGCAGCAGTGCTGCCGAGAAGCCTCGACCCGCGGCTGTCGTCTGAGTTCGGTTGCAGTGTGACTTCGAGTCGAACATTACTTTCGGCAAAAGTTCCATGTCGTGTGCTCGCAATACCAGAAGAGGATGAACGATGCCCGATCTTAGTTTTATCGAGCGAGCAGTCGCATGTGCCGATGTGAATGCTCTGCGGATGGCGCTGTTTCAAGCCACGCGTGATCCTGACATCGCCGCAGTCAAGGCCGTCCGCGCTCGGGGAGCTGCGTCCGACACCGTGGCGTTCACGCCCGAGGGTGAGGATCTCGTTCGTCGGAAAGCAGTGGAGTTCTTGAACTCCGGGTTCGACAGTGGCGCGCTCCCGACGCCCACCGAAGCCGAAGTCGCTGAGCTGGCCATGATGGCCGAGGCGCGGGAACTGCAGCCTGAAGAGATGATCATGCGAGTGCACCTTCCCGCATTCGCGGAGATGCCATATCGGGCGCGATGGACTGCTGGAGCGGAGGTTCCGAATGGATTCGTAGTCGCCATCGTGGGAGCAGGCTTCGCCGGAATCGCCATGGGAGTGCAGCTCGAGCAACTGGGGATTCCCTTCAAGATCTTCGAACGGCGCGCGGAGGTCGGTGGGGTCTGGAGTGCCAACACCTATCCCGATGCACGAGTGGACACCTTGAGTTCGAGCTACGAGTTCGGATTCGAGAAAAGGTTCCCCTGGACCGAGTATTTCGCGCGTCAATCCGAAGTGCAGGGATACCTCGACCATGTGTCGCACAAGTACGGTGTCCACGAGCACGTCGAATTCGGTGCGGCTGTGACATCGGCAAGGTACGACGACGATGCGAAGAAGTGGAAACTGACGGTGCAGAGGGCGTCCGAGGTCATCGACTTCGAGGCCAACGTCGTCATCACCGCGAGTGGGCTGTTCTCGACTCCGCGCGAGCTGCCGGTCGAGGGTGCGGCCGATTTCGCCGGTAAGATCGTGCACACCACACAGTGGGACAGCGCGATCGACTACGAGGGCAAGCGAGTTGCCATCATCGGAAACGGGTCGACGGGCGTGCAGCTCTTGTCGCAGATCGCTGCAACTGCCGAGTCGGTCGTGGTGCACCAGCGCACTCCGCAATGGATCACCCCCCGTCCTCGCTACGGCGATCCGGTGCCCGAAGAATTGCAGTGGCTGCTGCAGAACATGCCGTTCTACTGGAATTGGAACAAGTACGTCGCAGGTCTGAGCACGATCGATCTGCGAGATCTGTTGGTTCCCGACGAGAGCTGGATTCAATCCGGTGGTGGAGTGAACGAACGCAACGACGGGTTGCGGGACGCGTTGGTGAAATATGTCGAGATGCAGGTCGACGGTAGGAAGGACCTGCTCGACGAGCTGATTCCGGACTATCCCCCCATGACTCGTCGTCCGGTGGTCGACAACAATTGGTACGCCTCGCTGCTGCGAGAGAACGTCGAACTGGTCACCACCCCCATCGAACGGATCACGACCGACGGCGTGCAAACCGCAGACGGTGTGCTTCGTCAGGCCGATCTGATCGTGGCGGCGGTGGGATTCGAGACCGAGAAGTACCTGTGGCCGACCGAGTACTACGGCGCTCGTGGGGTGAGCCTGGAGGAGGCGTGGAGCACCGACGGAGCCCAGGCGCACCTGGGGATGACGGTGCCCGACTTCCCGAACCTGTTCATGCTGTACGGTCCCAATTCGCAGCCGGTTGCCAGCGGTTCGGGATTTCCGGGCTGGCTCGAGATCTGGTCCAAGTACATCGCCGAGGCGATCGTAGAATTGGTCGAGGGTGGATACTCGTCGATGGCGGTTCGCCGTGAGGCCTTCGAGACGTACAACGCTCTCCTGCACAAGGAGGCCGGCAACCTCATCTACCTCTCCCAGAACAGTGCTACGTCGAAAAACTACTACCTCAACGAGTGGGGACGCCTTCAGGTCAACGTCCCCTGGACCGGAGAACAATTCTTCTCGATGTGCGCGCAGTTGAAGTCCTCGGATTTCGACTTCACCGACGCGAAATAGCTACCGGAAAGCGCAGGAGCTGGAATGAATACCTCGAACTCCGGCAGTCACGGACATGATCTGACCGTCATCGATGTCATCGACGAGACGTCGGATGCGCGGTCGATCGTGTTTCGCACGCCGCTCGAACATCGGGAGCAGTTCACCTACCTACCGGGGCAGTTTCTGACTCTTCGGATACCAAGTGAGAGAACCGGTCATGTCGCACGGTCCTACTCGCTCTCCAGCGCCCCGGACATCGACGATGACCTCAAGGTGACGGTCAAACGCACCGTCGCCGGCTACGGATCGAACTGGCTGTGCGACAACATCCTTCCCGGCGACACCGTCACCGTGCTCCCACCGTCGGGACGCTTCACGCCTGGTCGCTACACCAATGATTTGCTGTTGTTCGCGGCCGGTAGCGGAATAACTCCGGTGATGTCGATTCTCAAGACTGCACTGTTTCGGTCCGACTGCCAGGTAGCGTTGTTCTACGCCAATCGGTCTCGCGATGCCGTCATATTTCGCAGTGAACTCGACGGTTACCTCGACAAGTTTCGCGACCGGTTGACAGTGCGCTACTGGTTCGACGACGCCGAGGGTTTCCCTTCCTCCGAGATCATCGAGCAGGTGGCCGTCCGACACGCCCGTGCCGAGGCGTTGTTTTGTGGCCCGGCACCGTTCATGAGCACCGTTGCCAGCGGACTTCGTGGGGCAGGTGTGCCTGCCGAGCGTCAGCACATGGAGGTGTTCAGCAGTATCTCCGGTGACCCGTTCACCGCGCCGATCCTCACAGTCGACGACAGTGCGGAGACGATCGACACGGAAGTTCGGCTGGACGGTGATACGCACCGATTCGATTGGCCCGTCAACGGCACATTGGTCGACGTTCTGTTGAGTCGGGGTGTGGAAGTCCCGTACTCGTGTCGATCGGGCGAATGTGGTTCCTGTGCATGCACTGTCGTGTCTGGCAGTGTGGTGATGGAAAAGTCGGACATCCTATCGGCAGAAGACATCGCCGATGGCTACGTGCTCGGATGTCAATCTCGCCCGGTGTCGGGGCCGATCGAAATCGAGTTCTGACAGCAGAGTTTCGTTCGACTCCGAAGTGGTCGCGCGGGGAGGCGAACTCCCCAACGAAAGGTTCGAAAACATGTCACGATCAATGCATCTCGCCGTCTTTGCTCAAGGGGTAGGGGTGTCGCAGTCCGTGTGGCGCTCACCCCGTACACAACCTGAGTCGATGCACTCGCTCGCCCACTGGACCCGGCTGGTGCGCCTGGCGGAAGACGGGTGTTTCGATGCGTTCTTCATCGCAGACCAGCTCAATCTGGCACCGACAATCGCCAAAGATGCGACCGACCGGCCGGATCCGATCGTCGTCCTCGCCGCCTTGGCTGCGGTCACCTCGAAAATCGGGCTGATCGGTACCAGTTCGACCACGTACAACGATCCGTACACCGTCGCGCGCCAGTTTGCGACATTGGACCAGATGAGTGATGGCCGGGCCGGATGGAACGTGGTCACCACGGCCATTGCCACCGCGGCAGCGAACTACGGTTCGGACGGGTTGCCGGACCACGAAGCTCGGTACGAGCGCGGGGAAGAATTCGTGGACGTCGTCCGTGCGTTGTGGGACGCGTGGGCAACCGATGCCATCGTCGGAGATCGCGCGACGGGCGTGTGGGCGGATCTGGACAAGATCAAGGCCATCGATTATGCAGGCGAACACTTCCAGGTCAAGGGGCCGATGACGCTTCCGCGGTCGCCACAGGGGCAGCTGCCACTCGCGCAGGCAGGATCCTCGCCGACCGGCATGAAGCTGGGCGCACGTGTTGCCGACATGGTGTTCACTACGCAGCACCACCTGGCGGCGGCCACCGAATTCGCTGAATCCATGCGCGCACTCGCAGTCGCTGCTGGCCGTGCACCCGACGCAGTGAAAGTGTTGCCCGGTATCACCCCGATCGTGGGTAAGACCGAGAGCGAAGCACGCGAGTTGGCCCGGGAGATTGGATCTTTCATCAGCGAGGAGTCGACGCTCGGCTTTCTGAAGCAGTCGTTCGGCGGGCTCGACCTGTCCGGCTACGACCTCGATGAGCCGTTCCCTGATCTTCGCGGCGCATTACCCGCACACGCCTCGGTATCGCGGCCAGAGCTTTTCATCAAGATGGCGCTTGACGAGGGTCTGACCGTCCGTCAGCTGGCTCAGCGCGTCGGAATGAGCATCGGACATCGACCGCTGGTCGGTACACCCGACACCATCGCCGACGAGATGCAGCGTTGGTTCGAGGCAGGCGCCGCGGACGGGTTCATCGTGCTCCCGGCCGATCTGCCTGTCGGGCTGGAGGAGTTCGTCGACATGGTGGTTCCGCGGCTGCAGGATCGCGGATTGCTGCGTAAGGCATACAGCGGCAGCACGTTACGCGAGCATTTGGCCGAGTGACCGTCCGTTTCATCGAATCTCTGTGTAACGGAGGCAGTCTTGGCAACTCAACAGCTCGACAACGACGTGCCCGCGACCGCTTCGACCTCGTCGGCACTCATCGATCGTGTCGCTATGCTTCTCGAAGCCTTTGTGGGACAGGGTCCTTTGCGACTCGCGGAGATCGCCGAACGGTCGCACCTGCCTCGCTCGTCCACGCATCGAGTGCTGCAGCGACTCGTCGAACTCGGATGGGTCGAGAGGCACGGCTTTCACTACATCCTGGGAATCCGGATGTTCGAGCTGGGATCGCAGGTCACCAGGCAACGCAGTGTGCAGGCTGCGCTGCCGGTCATGATCGACATTGCGCGTCGTACCGGTCATACCGTGCATCTGAGTATTCTTGCCGGATCCGAGGTTCTGCACCTCGAACGAGTCGGGCTGTGGCCGCGGGCTCACCCGGGGTGGAACGTCGGTGCCAGGCAACCCGTCGAACAGGCGGCCGGAGGTCGAGCTCTGTTGGCGGCGACCGCTTTCGAGGATTGGCCTCCACTGGATTTCTCGGTGGTACCCACGTGTTACAGCGTGCGGACGCGTGCCCATCTGGAGCGTGAACTGAACAAGGTTCGCGACAGAGGGGGAATCGCAGTGGATGTACAGGGTTGTGCTCTCGGAGTCACCGCCGTCGCTGCGCCGATCGATGTCGATCGAGGAAAGATTGCCCTGTCGGTCTGTGGTCCGACCCGGTCACTCGATACCGACTCGGTCGTCGCGATCGTGCGCACCGCCGCTGTCGACATCTATCGAGCCGCGTCCGGCGTTCCGGCACTGCGCCGACGGGTGATCAATTGATCGGAGCGGACGCAAGGGCGGGGGAGAACGTGATGCCCTCCCGCTCGCTCAGGCGTCGGAGTTCGCAGAGCTGATCACAATAGTGATTCCTATCGGTTGCCCGGATCGTGACATTCGCGATCGTGGCACCGGTTCGGCGTAGGCCATCGAGAGATGAGAGCACCGCTCCCGGCGCTCCGAGCGGGTCGACCGGTTCAGGGTGCGAGAGCACCACCTCGAACCCGGCCGGCATCTCGATACCGGCAAGCATGGCCTCGAGTCGGGATGCGCTGATTCCGAAAGGAACCCAGCCGTCGCCGTGCTCGACGGCTCTGCGAAGTGAGAGGCTCGTGCTGCCACCGACCCAGATCGGCACGTGATCCTGAAGAGCGTGCGGCTCGACCACCAGGTTCTCGAAATCGTAATATCGCCCATGGTATTCGGGTTCCGATGTGGACAGCGAGGATCGCAACGACGTGAGCGCATCGTCGGCCCGCGGTCCTCGGTCCTGGAACGGCGCGCCGATCAGGTCGAATTCTTCTTCGAGAGTTCCGACTCCGACGCCGAGAATCAGTCGCCCGCCACTGATTCTGTCCAGAGTTCCGTACCGCTTCGCGATCTCGAGTGGATGATGGTAGCCGAGCACGAGCACGTGTGTCGCGAGCCGAATGTGCGTCGTCATCGCGGACAGGTAGCCGAACGTAGCGAGGGGGTCCCAGTAGGTGCCACCGCGCACCGCGGCTGCATCGGCCGGTACGGCAATGTGCTCGCTGCAGGTGATGTGGTGATAGCCGAGTTCGTCGGCGGTCCGCGCTATTTGCGCGACATCCTCGATCTCGGCGGCGCTCTCCCAGTCGGAGCGCATCCTGGGGTGCTGGATCAGCACTGGAGTGACAATCCCCAGACGCATCGAGGCCGGACGCGCGGCATCGATCGGGTGGCGACGATCGGGGCTCACGTCGCCGCACATTCGAATGTCGGATAGTCGGTGTATCCGGCCGCGCCGCCTCCGTACATGGTGCTCTGGTCTGCCGTGGCGAGGGGCCAGCCGGCTCGGAGGCGGTGAACGAGGTCAGGATTGGCGATGAACGGTTGGCCGAACGCAGCGAGGTCGATCAGTCCGTCGTCGATCAACTGCTGGGCCGATCCTTCGGTCAGTCCGCCTGCGAGGATCAAGGTGATCGGGCAGCGCGCGCGAAAGTTGCGAAGAAACTGTTCTGACACCGCGCGGTCGCCGTCGGGAAAGTTGTCGTTGAGGTGAACGTACGCAAGCTTTCGCCCTGCGAATTCTGTTGCCAAGTACAGGTACGTCTCGGTGGCCTCGCCGTACGGCGGCATGTCGAACAGTTGGCTGTACGGAGAGAGCCTGACGCCGACGCGATCGGATCCGATCGCGTCGATCAGGGCGTCCAGTGTCTGCAGCAGAAACCGTGCGCGGCTCTCGATGGAACCGCCGTAACGATCGGTTCTGGTGTTGGTTGCAGGGTTGAGGAATTGCTCGAACAGGTATCCGTTCGCTCCGTGAAGTTCGACGCCGTCGAACCCAGCGTCGACGGCATTGCCTGCCGCCCTGACGAAGTCGAGGGTGACTCGGTCGACTTCCTCGGTCGAGAGGGCACGTGGCGGGGTGACATCGACGAATCCGATGGTGCCGTCCTCGGTGAATGCGAACGTCTTTCCCTGAGGTCCCCGCGCCGGGGCACAGCTCGCGCTGACCGGCGGCCGGCGGTCGGGCTGGAGGGAGGTGTGCGACATCCGGCCGACGTGCCACAGTTGAGCGAAGATCCGCCCGCCTGCACCGTGTACGGCCTCGGTCACTCCTCGCCAACCGGCGACCTGCTCGGCAGACCAGATTCCAGGGACGGACGCGTACCCTTGCGCCTCGGGCGAGATCGGGGTGCCTTCGGTGACCATCAGGCCGGCTGTCGCGCGCTGCCGGTAGTACTCGGCGGTATCGACTCCGGCGATGCAGTCGGCCCGCCTGGCGCGAGTCATCGGTGCCATCACGACCCGATTCGACAACACTGTTTCGCCGATCCTGTGACTGTCGAACAAGCTGGTCATCGAGACACTTCCTTCGGTATGGATCCCCGTCGATACTCGGCGAAGATGGCTTCGCTCCGGCTTTTCAAGGCAACAGCAGTGTCATCGAATGCGCGCTTGACCCAGCTTCCGTTCTCGGCCATAATCTCGTGGGAGATTTCGCCGAGGAAGGCATCCGTCGAGTAGTAACGGCAACGGCTCTCGGCGACACGTTCGATGATCTGGTCACGGCGGGCAGCGTTCGGTGTATCCGCTGTAGCAAGTAGTTCCCAGGACAGCAGGCGCTCGGGGACGAAGGCGCAGACGTACTCGGTGTTGGTAAACGTTCCGTCGGTGCCTGCGTAGTTCTTCAGCGTCATCTCGACGGGCGCACCGAGTTTCAGGGTCGACTCTGCGGCAATACAAAACGGGTTCCATGTGTGGTAGTTCGGTAGGTCGACCAGGACGTTCCATACGACCGAAGCAGGAGCATCGATGTCGACCGTGATGGATCGAACCAGAGTGGCAATATCGTATGCGGGGATGGATAATTCAGACATCGAACCTCCGTAGGCAGGCGACCGTGACGACCGACTGGGCCTCGGTAGGCAGGCGGTACCGGTGTCGATCGCTCGGTGCAGCCGACGCTAGTCGACTGCGCCGAATGCAGAAGCGAGAGTTCCGCTCCACGGAACGTCCAAAGCGGGCATCAATGCCATCGCACGCCATATTTCGAGTCGGTGGGGCAAGGAGGGAGTCCTGCTGCCGAGGTCGATTGGGATCATGCCCTCATTCCACCGTCGATCACGAAATCCTGACCGGTGCTGTAGCTGCTGGCGTCGCTGATGAGAAAAGCCACGACGGCGCTGATCTCCTCGGGTCGTGCGGCGCGTGGTATCGGCAGGCTGGCCACGATGCCGCGGCCCTCGCGTGATTCCTGCGACAGCATGTCGGTGTCGACGGCACCGGGGCACACGCCGTTCACCCTCACGCCGTGCGGCGCGAGATCTCGTGCTGCGGAACGGCTCATGCCGCGTACGGCGAATTTGGACGCCGAGTAGGCCGCGGAACTCGGCCACCCGGTGAGGCCGGCGACGGAGGCAATGTTCACCACGGAGCCCCCCGAGGGCATGTGCGGGACCACAGCCTGCATGCCGTGCATGGGTCCGTAGAAGTTGACACTCATGTGGGCCTCGAATGCCGTTGGGTCGGCGTCGAGAAATGGCGTGGGTCGGCAAATCCCGGCATTGTTGACGAGGCCGTCTATTCGGCCGTGCACCGCGACCGCGTGCTCGACGACATGCCGCCAGGCGTCCGGGTCGGTCACATCATGGGCGTGCGCGGTGTGCTCGGACCCCAACTCCTCGGCCACGACGCGCACGGCAGATTCGACGAGGTCGGTGAGCACCAGGACGGCACCGGAGTCTGCGAGCATCCGTGCGTGAGCACGGCCGAGGCCACCGGACGCGCCGGTGACCAGCACAACTTTTCCGGACAGGTCGAAGACGTTCTGCGTCACTTCTGTGCTCCTGTCATCGGTGCCAGTTCGGTCGAGATCGACGAAGCGGCGAGGCGTCGGCTGACCTCGTCTGCGACGGAGACGAGGGTCCGCGCCCAGCTCTCCACCTGGTCCGGAGACACTCCGTTCGGCATGCCGAACAGCGCCAGTACCAACACTGTTCGTCCGGCGTCGTCTACGACGGGAGCCGCGAGAATTCTCACGTTGTTCTCGGCATCGACCTCATTGGGTTCGTAGTACGGCGTCAGCTCGTCGACCACTGCCCCGATCTTTCGGTCCAGATCCGGTGTCGGCGCGACTCGCGAGTACTGGGTCACTTGGTCCCAAACCCGGTCGTGGTGTGGGGCCT is part of the Rhodococcus sovatensis genome and encodes:
- a CDS encoding alkene reductase; the protein is MTSLFDSHRIGETVLSNRVVMAPMTRARRADCIAGVDTAEYYRQRATAGLMVTEGTPISPEAQGYASVPGIWSAEQVAGWRGVTEAVHGAGGRIFAQLWHVGRMSHTSLQPDRRPPVSASCAPARGPQGKTFAFTEDGTIGFVDVTPPRALSTEEVDRVTLDFVRAAGNAVDAGFDGVELHGANGYLFEQFLNPATNTRTDRYGGSIESRARFLLQTLDALIDAIGSDRVGVRLSPYSQLFDMPPYGEATETYLYLATEFAGRKLAYVHLNDNFPDGDRAVSEQFLRNFRARCPITLILAGGLTEGSAQQLIDDGLIDLAAFGQPFIANPDLVHRLRAGWPLATADQSTMYGGGAAGYTDYPTFECAAT
- a CDS encoding SDR family oxidoreductase encodes the protein MTQNVFDLSGKVVLVTGASGGLGRAHARMLADSGAVLVLTDLVESAVRVVAEELGSEHTAHAHDVTDPDAWRHVVEHAVAVHGRIDGLVNNAGICRPTPFLDADPTAFEAHMSVNFYGPMHGMQAVVPHMPSGGSVVNIASVAGLTGWPSSAAYSASKFAVRGMSRSAARDLAPHGVRVNGVCPGAVDTDMLSQESREGRGIVASLPIPRAARPEEISAVVAFLISDASSYSTGQDFVIDGGMRA
- a CDS encoding SRPBCC domain-containing protein gives rise to the protein MSELSIPAYDIATLVRSITVDIDAPASVVWNVLVDLPNYHTWNPFCIAAESTLKLGAPVEMTLKNYAGTDGTFTNTEYVCAFVPERLLSWELLATADTPNAARRDQIIERVAESRCRYYSTDAFLGEISHEIMAENGSWVKRAFDDTAVALKSRSEAIFAEYRRGSIPKEVSR